From Sporolactobacillus pectinivorans:
TCAATTTGATAATAAAATCATCAACGCTGAAGGATTTTTCATCGTGAGCAAGAAATAACGTTACCGGGCATTTCGGATCTAACTGATCATAGTCTCGAATTCTTGACCCGTAGAAGCAAATGACTCCCTTCAGAGATCTGCTTTGCGCGCTGTAAATCCATGCGATCGTTGCCCCGACACTAAAACCGATCAGATAAATGTCATCATACTTATTTTGGAATTGGTGAATTATCCGGTTAATCGCAATAGAGCCTTTTTCAAAACCCACATGATTCATAAAATATTGGTATGCCTCTTCCTCCAAAAATTCCTTAAATGGTTCTTCTTTGGATAGCAGATCCGGGCAAACTACATCTGTTCCAAGATGATCCAGCC
This genomic window contains:
- a CDS encoding dienelactone hydrolase family protein, with the protein product MLTYIRNRRKLVILIHEIYGVNEQMHLFAQWLDHLGTDVVCPDLLSKEEPFKEFLEEEAYQYFMNHVGFEKGSIAINRIIHQFQNKYDDIYLIGFSVGATIAWIYSAQSRSLKGVICFYGSRIRDYDQLDPKCPVTLFLAHDEKSFSVDDFIIKLKDRNYENVDLHLLEAKHGFANPFSEQFDDQVYQQALAQVKSMLKQLS